In one window of Chryseobacterium sp. JV274 DNA:
- a CDS encoding (Fe-S)-binding protein, with the protein MQYIDNIIFLILLVAGFGLFTKSLLKIYRNIRLGHEINRNDRKGERWETMARVAMGQSKMTARPVAGVLHLFVYVGFVIINIELIEIVVDGIFGTHRFLSSIFGHTFYNFFTATLEVLALLVVIGVVIFFIRRNFYGVKRLTMKELFGWPKNDANWILIIEFALMMAFFMMNASDFILQARGIFPEHGSFPISEMTFVPFLEIFNFDSGFLMFTEKGAWWFHFVGILFFMNYLYYSKHLHIILAFPSTWYANLDKKGKFNNLESVTKEIKLMMDPNADPYAAPAEGAEADVPSKFGAEDIFDLNQVQLLNAYSCTECGRCTSVCPANITGKKLSPRLILMKTRDRLEEVGRNIDANNGKFVDDGKKLLNDYITKEELWACTTCNACTDACPVLLDPLSIIFEMRRFLVMEQSAAPQELNLMMTNVENNAAPWQYNQADRLNWASEN; encoded by the coding sequence ATGCAGTACATCGATAACATTATTTTTCTGATTTTATTAGTGGCCGGATTTGGGTTGTTTACCAAAAGCCTTCTGAAGATCTATAGAAATATCAGGCTGGGTCATGAAATCAATAGAAACGACAGAAAAGGAGAACGTTGGGAAACTATGGCTCGTGTAGCAATGGGACAGAGTAAAATGACAGCACGTCCTGTTGCAGGAGTGTTACACCTTTTTGTATATGTTGGTTTTGTGATTATTAATATCGAATTAATAGAAATCGTTGTTGATGGAATATTTGGGACACATCGTTTCTTATCAAGCATTTTCGGACATACATTTTATAATTTCTTCACCGCAACACTAGAAGTTTTAGCACTTTTGGTAGTAATTGGGGTTGTCATTTTCTTTATTCGTAGAAATTTTTACGGAGTGAAAAGATTGACAATGAAAGAACTTTTCGGATGGCCGAAAAATGATGCAAACTGGATTTTGATCATTGAATTCGCTCTGATGATGGCTTTCTTTATGATGAATGCTTCAGATTTTATTTTACAGGCGAGAGGTATTTTTCCTGAACATGGAAGTTTCCCGATTAGTGAAATGACATTTGTTCCATTTTTGGAAATTTTCAATTTTGATAGCGGATTTTTGATGTTCACAGAAAAAGGAGCCTGGTGGTTCCACTTTGTTGGAATTCTGTTCTTCATGAACTATCTTTATTACTCAAAACACCTGCATATTATCCTTGCATTTCCAAGTACATGGTATGCAAATCTTGATAAAAAAGGAAAATTCAATAATCTTGAGTCTGTAACAAAAGAGATCAAATTAATGATGGATCCTAACGCAGATCCTTATGCGGCACCAGCTGAAGGAGCTGAAGCAGATGTCCCTTCTAAATTCGGTGCTGAAGATATATTTGACCTGAACCAGGTACAGCTGCTTAATGCCTATTCATGTACAGAATGCGGACGTTGTACTTCCGTTTGTCCGGCTAATATTACAGGTAAAAAGCTTTCTCCGAGACTGATCCTGATGAAGACAAGAGACAGACTGGAAGAAGTGGGAAGAAATATTGATGCAAACAACGGGAAATTCGTTGATGACGGTAAAAAACTGCTGAACGATTATATCACAAAAGAAGAACTTTGGGCTTGTACAACATGTAATGCATGTACAGATGCTTGTCCGGTATTGCTTGATCCACTTTCCATTATTTTTGAAATGAGAAGATTCCTGGTCATGGAACAGTCTGCTGCTCCACAGGAACTGAACCTGATGATGACCAATGTGGAAAACAACGCAGCTCCTTGGCAGTACAATCAGGCTGACCGTCTGAACTGGGCATCGGAAAACTAG
- a CDS encoding MlaD family protein, translating to MKFSKELKAGVITLLAIVGFVVLFQFMKGKSLFTTDNIFYAKYDNVEGLAQSSAVSINGLKVGQVDKIIPLTSKDGKINFVVKITVDNKFEFSKNSSLEIFEPGLMSGKEMRVNLMYGGPTAKDGDTLKGAFKLGTLGSLSSQVGPVKDQLQVVLHRVDSLMANANLLVDAQNRAEIKALLSNLNKTVGALQTTAGSVNSLVGHNDPKLQKVLDDASLTMQSGKVTLDKYGNLAQSIDTKQLNATIANLDATVGKLNQVIGGIDKGEGSLGKLMKDDQLYNNLNSASSNLNTLIEDMKANPKRYINFSVFGKNNKD from the coding sequence GTGAAGTTCAGTAAAGAATTAAAAGCTGGTGTGATCACACTTCTGGCTATTGTAGGCTTTGTGGTGTTGTTTCAGTTTATGAAAGGGAAAAGCCTTTTTACTACCGACAATATATTTTACGCAAAATATGATAATGTAGAAGGTCTGGCGCAGTCTTCGGCAGTTTCTATCAACGGATTGAAAGTAGGGCAGGTGGACAAAATTATTCCTCTGACCTCAAAAGACGGTAAAATTAATTTTGTTGTAAAAATTACAGTAGATAACAAATTTGAATTTTCAAAAAATTCATCATTAGAAATCTTTGAACCAGGATTGATGTCCGGCAAAGAAATGAGAGTAAACCTTATGTATGGTGGCCCGACTGCAAAAGACGGAGATACCCTGAAAGGTGCTTTCAAATTGGGAACATTGGGAAGTCTTTCTTCTCAGGTAGGCCCGGTAAAAGATCAGCTGCAGGTCGTTCTACATAGAGTAGACTCTTTAATGGCTAATGCCAATCTGCTTGTTGATGCACAAAACAGAGCTGAAATAAAAGCTTTATTATCCAACCTTAACAAAACCGTAGGTGCATTGCAGACTACAGCAGGAAGTGTAAACAGCCTGGTAGGACATAATGATCCTAAACTGCAGAAAGTATTGGACGATGCGAGCCTTACAATGCAGAGTGGAAAAGTGACGCTGGATAAATATGGAAATCTGGCTCAGAGCATTGATACCAAACAATTGAATGCAACGATCGCCAATTTGGATGCTACTGTAGGGAAATTGAATCAGGTGATTGGTGGAATTGACAAAGGAGAGGGAAGTTTAGGTAAACTGATGAAGGATGATCAGCTTTACAACAATCTGAACTCAGCTTCTTCCAACCTGAATACATTAATCGAAGATATGAAAGCGAACCCGAAGAGATATATCAACTTCTCGGTTTTCGGTAAAAATAATAAAGACTAA
- a CDS encoding peptidylprolyl isomerase: protein MAILGQIRSKPWLLMGVIALALLAFLVNPDSIDKVFGKNPDVLGKVNGEKITREEFNDQLFVLQQQADQQGRPKSGLEEQAWQLLVQSKLIKQQFEKLGFEMTDDYFWNQIQYDQMFAQNQQFFDEKGNFKTQELKKEIETLKNTNPEGYNQWLKTKKTIEYRLMARQVFTNISAGITTGKKEAEELMKQRDQLADIDFVKVDYAAYLQKTKINVTTQDLADYIKQHPVMFKAEPSRNIGVVYFPSKPSAADDAATLKEITKLYSGGTDASGGTENFQNTKNDSMFVAANSDAPFNPQYMNPAQLPPTIKDQITAAAIGQTFGPYKEQDVYVVSKLVGKRASDSTLSRHILIAFKGSPAGEGVTRSKEQAKKLADSIGAIVKAAPAKFTEFLKLSSDPNSAAQGGSLGWTTPETPFVPEFLAYLASNPKGATGVVETQFGYHIINIEDKKSGSMGYKVANLVKAIKPSDATEAESDKKSRKFIQQVQGKSFNDFVNIAKKGNYQFSNPKAAKRFEGQIQGLGTEKDAEILTWAFDKKRTKGDTELFTVDGTGDKIVVYLNGKQDAGLADPESVRDQIEVIVKNKLAAKQISDKITAAKASSLDQIAKLFAAPKQSAQVNLLNPSVAGAMEPKVAGAAFGVAKGKLSNPVEGGTGVYVLIKKSETINKQPGDLKQFTESLTQRSSGMFGQAWMKSLQDNADIEDFRIEIWGKLGNQQQ from the coding sequence ATGGCAATTTTAGGACAGATTAGGAGTAAGCCTTGGCTTTTAATGGGAGTAATAGCCTTAGCGCTTTTGGCGTTCTTGGTGAACCCCGATAGTATCGACAAGGTTTTTGGTAAGAATCCTGACGTTTTAGGAAAAGTAAATGGTGAGAAAATCACCCGCGAAGAGTTCAATGATCAGCTTTTCGTGTTGCAGCAGCAGGCTGATCAACAAGGTCGTCCGAAAAGCGGTCTTGAAGAGCAGGCTTGGCAGTTACTTGTACAATCTAAACTTATCAAACAACAGTTTGAGAAACTAGGCTTTGAAATGACTGATGATTATTTCTGGAACCAAATCCAGTACGATCAGATGTTTGCCCAGAATCAACAGTTCTTTGATGAGAAAGGTAATTTTAAAACTCAAGAGCTTAAAAAAGAAATTGAAACATTAAAAAACACCAATCCCGAAGGATACAATCAATGGTTGAAAACTAAAAAGACGATTGAGTACAGACTGATGGCAAGACAGGTGTTTACCAATATTTCAGCAGGTATCACTACCGGTAAGAAAGAAGCAGAAGAATTGATGAAGCAGAGAGATCAGCTTGCAGATATAGACTTTGTGAAAGTGGATTATGCCGCTTATCTTCAGAAAACAAAGATCAATGTTACAACACAAGATCTGGCAGACTACATCAAGCAGCACCCTGTAATGTTCAAAGCTGAACCAAGCAGAAATATCGGGGTTGTATATTTCCCATCAAAACCTAGTGCAGCAGATGATGCAGCAACTTTGAAAGAAATTACAAAATTATATTCAGGAGGTACAGATGCAAGCGGAGGTACTGAAAACTTCCAGAATACGAAGAACGATTCTATGTTTGTAGCAGCAAACTCTGATGCGCCATTCAATCCTCAATATATGAATCCTGCACAATTGCCTCCAACGATCAAAGATCAGATCACTGCAGCAGCAATAGGTCAGACTTTTGGTCCTTACAAAGAGCAGGATGTTTATGTAGTTTCTAAACTTGTAGGTAAAAGAGCTTCAGATTCTACGTTATCTAGACATATCCTTATTGCATTCAAAGGAAGTCCTGCAGGTGAAGGGGTAACAAGATCCAAAGAGCAGGCTAAAAAATTAGCAGACTCTATTGGAGCTATTGTAAAAGCAGCTCCTGCTAAATTTACAGAATTCCTTAAGCTTTCCAGCGATCCGAATTCTGCAGCTCAGGGAGGTAGCTTAGGATGGACAACTCCTGAAACACCTTTCGTACCTGAATTCCTTGCTTACCTTGCAAGCAATCCTAAAGGAGCTACAGGGGTAGTAGAAACACAGTTCGGTTACCATATCATCAATATTGAAGATAAAAAATCAGGATCAATGGGGTATAAAGTTGCAAACCTTGTGAAAGCAATTAAACCTTCAGATGCTACTGAGGCTGAATCAGACAAAAAATCAAGAAAATTCATTCAGCAGGTTCAAGGGAAATCTTTCAACGATTTCGTGAATATTGCTAAAAAAGGAAATTACCAGTTCTCTAATCCAAAAGCAGCAAAAAGATTTGAGGGTCAGATTCAGGGCTTGGGAACTGAAAAAGACGCAGAAATCCTTACTTGGGCTTTCGATAAGAAAAGAACTAAAGGAGATACTGAACTATTTACTGTAGATGGAACAGGTGATAAAATTGTAGTTTATCTGAACGGAAAACAAGATGCAGGTCTTGCTGATCCGGAATCTGTAAGAGATCAGATCGAGGTTATAGTTAAAAATAAATTGGCTGCAAAACAAATTTCTGATAAGATTACAGCAGCAAAAGCTTCTAGCTTAGATCAGATTGCTAAATTATTCGCAGCTCCAAAACAGTCTGCTCAGGTAAATCTATTGAACCCTTCAGTAGCTGGTGCTATGGAACCTAAAGTTGCCGGTGCAGCATTCGGTGTTGCAAAAGGTAAACTTTCTAACCCGGTTGAAGGAGGAACAGGAGTTTATGTTTTGATCAAAAAATCAGAAACAATCAACAAACAACCTGGTGATCTTAAGCAGTTCACAGAGTCTCTTACTCAGAGAAGTTCTGGAATGTTCGGACAGGCTTGGATGAAGAGTCTTCAGGACAATGCAGATATTGAAGATTTTAGAATTGAAATCTGGGGTAAACTTGGAAATCAGCAACAATAA
- the lon gene encoding endopeptidase La, which yields MTEFEDISLEEMISDGFDIVAEEINLSDFAETDKNSEQKIFPILPVRNMVMFPNVVIPITAGRKTSIQLLEEAQKNGDFIGIVSQKNSDMEQPAEKDIYVTGTLAKIIKIIKLPEGNITAITKGFHRFKIKKIVENQPYFRAEISKLKDTRPKNQEEYEALLENIKDLALKIIELDPNIPNAANFAIKNINNNDDLLNFICTNANFSSIAKQKLLEEKNLMIRANQCYEMMHEDFRKLELRNQIHQKTSKDLDKQQREYFLNQQIRTIQEELGGGPESDVEDLLAKAKSRKWSKEVEEHFQKEIGRLQRQNPNSPDYNVQRNYLDFFTDLPWETYTKDIFDIAKAEKVLDKAHFGLEDIKKRILEHMAVLKLKNNMKSPILLLVGPPGVGKTSLGKSIADALGRKYVRLSLGGLHDESEIRGHRKTYIGAMAGRILQSIKKSGTSNPVIVLDEIDKIAQGLHGDPSSALLEVLDPEQNKSFYDNFLEMGYDLSKVMFIATANSLSTIQTPLLDRTEIIQIAGYTLEEKIEIAKRHLIKKQQEENGLDAKSFKLGNAELKHIIEAHTSESGVRTLEKRIAAVGRWVALQTALAKEYDPKISVDKVDEILGVPRPKSLSEITGVPGVVTGLAWTSVGGDILYIESILSNGKGALTMTGNLGTVMKESATIALEYIKAKHDELGIPQEELDKKNIHVHVPEGATPKDGPSAGIAMLTSMVSSFKNKKIKPHLAMTGEITLRGKVLPVGGIKEKLLAATRAGIKDVILCEANRKDVEEIKKDYLKNLKVHYVNRMEEVIDIAIEE from the coding sequence ATGACAGAATTTGAAGATATTAGTTTAGAAGAAATGATCAGTGACGGATTTGATATCGTAGCTGAAGAAATCAATCTTTCCGACTTCGCTGAGACTGATAAAAATTCCGAACAGAAAATATTCCCGATACTTCCCGTAAGAAATATGGTGATGTTTCCCAATGTGGTAATTCCTATTACTGCCGGGAGAAAAACCTCTATACAGCTTCTTGAGGAAGCACAGAAGAACGGAGATTTCATTGGAATTGTAAGCCAGAAAAATTCGGATATGGAACAGCCTGCCGAAAAAGATATTTATGTTACCGGTACATTGGCAAAGATCATTAAGATCATTAAGCTTCCGGAAGGAAATATTACAGCAATCACGAAAGGTTTCCATAGATTCAAGATTAAAAAGATCGTTGAAAACCAGCCCTATTTCAGGGCAGAAATATCAAAATTAAAAGACACACGTCCTAAAAACCAGGAGGAATACGAAGCATTACTTGAGAACATCAAGGATCTTGCTTTAAAGATCATTGAACTTGACCCGAATATTCCTAATGCAGCCAACTTTGCGATCAAAAACATCAACAACAATGATGATCTTCTTAATTTCATCTGCACCAATGCCAATTTTTCTTCAATAGCAAAACAAAAGCTTCTTGAAGAGAAAAACCTGATGATAAGAGCTAATCAATGCTACGAAATGATGCATGAAGATTTCAGAAAGCTAGAGTTAAGAAACCAGATTCATCAGAAAACATCCAAGGATCTTGACAAGCAGCAGAGAGAATATTTCCTGAATCAGCAGATCAGAACCATTCAGGAAGAATTGGGCGGAGGACCTGAAAGCGATGTTGAAGATCTTCTTGCCAAGGCTAAATCCAGAAAATGGAGCAAGGAAGTAGAGGAGCATTTCCAGAAGGAAATCGGCAGACTGCAACGCCAGAACCCTAATTCTCCGGACTATAATGTACAGAGAAATTATCTGGATTTCTTTACAGACCTGCCTTGGGAAACGTATACAAAAGATATTTTTGATATTGCAAAAGCAGAAAAAGTGCTTGACAAAGCTCACTTTGGACTGGAAGATATCAAGAAAAGAATTCTGGAACACATGGCTGTTTTAAAATTAAAAAACAACATGAAGTCTCCTATTCTATTACTGGTAGGACCTCCAGGAGTTGGTAAAACATCTTTAGGAAAGTCTATTGCAGATGCTTTAGGAAGAAAATACGTAAGATTATCTTTAGGTGGTCTTCATGACGAGAGTGAAATCCGCGGACATAGAAAAACGTATATCGGTGCTATGGCAGGAAGAATTTTACAGTCGATCAAAAAATCCGGTACTTCAAACCCGGTAATTGTACTTGATGAGATTGATAAAATTGCGCAAGGTCTTCACGGCGATCCAAGCTCAGCATTACTGGAAGTTCTTGATCCTGAACAAAATAAGTCTTTCTATGATAATTTCCTTGAGATGGGTTACGACCTGTCAAAAGTGATGTTTATTGCTACAGCCAATTCTCTTTCAACGATACAGACTCCTCTTTTAGACAGAACGGAGATCATTCAGATTGCCGGTTATACTTTGGAGGAAAAGATTGAAATTGCGAAAAGACACTTAATCAAGAAACAGCAGGAGGAAAATGGTCTGGATGCAAAATCATTCAAACTTGGAAATGCAGAGCTTAAGCATATTATAGAAGCCCACACTTCGGAAAGCGGTGTAAGAACTCTGGAGAAGAGAATTGCTGCCGTTGGGAGATGGGTAGCGCTACAGACTGCCTTGGCAAAAGAATATGATCCAAAAATTTCTGTTGATAAAGTAGATGAAATTCTTGGAGTTCCAAGACCGAAAAGTTTATCAGAAATTACCGGAGTACCCGGAGTTGTAACAGGTCTTGCCTGGACAAGCGTAGGAGGAGATATTCTTTATATTGAAAGTATTTTAAGCAATGGTAAAGGAGCATTAACGATGACCGGAAACCTTGGGACGGTAATGAAAGAATCTGCTACTATTGCACTTGAATATATTAAAGCGAAGCACGATGAACTGGGAATTCCTCAGGAGGAACTGGATAAGAAAAACATTCACGTACACGTTCCTGAAGGAGCAACTCCTAAAGATGGACCATCTGCAGGTATTGCAATGCTTACATCAATGGTTTCATCTTTCAAAAACAAGAAGATAAAACCCCACCTTGCGATGACCGGAGAAATTACTTTAAGAGGCAAGGTACTTCCTGTAGGAGGGATCAAAGAAAAACTTCTTGCCGCTACAAGAGCTGGAATTAAAGATGTTATCCTTTGTGAAGCCAACAGAAAAGATGTAGAAGAGATCAAAAAAGATTATTTAAAAAATCTGAAGGTACATTACGTCAACAGAATGGAAGAAGTCATTGATATCGCCATTGAAGAGTAA
- a CDS encoding AI-2E family transporter → MNFLRLPFLVKLTLVVISIIGLGYLLALGQTILAPFFLAFLMAMLFLPAATFMERKLRFPRSMSTMTSVFIMLIILGGIIYFFTNQLSDFSKDLPHLSEQFTTVFNGLQHWVSKTFNVKVDEQVDYINQGLNKLLSSSGAILGFTFGIFSTGFGFIIFFTLFFIFILNYRRLLNNFIVTVFNERHKSSVQEAVNEIRIMTKKYIFGLFLQVVIVSILTSVLLTVLGVKYAILLGVLTGLLNVIPYLGIFISLLISCFIAFATSTPSTCIYVALGYIAIHAVDGNIVLPFVVGSKVKINALFSFIGILLGEHLWGIAGMFLCIPAIAIIKIICERVDDLKPWGRLLGEEPRPHKKKKSYKISKNITLKEMD, encoded by the coding sequence ATGAATTTTCTTAGACTTCCTTTCCTTGTCAAGCTTACACTTGTGGTAATTTCTATCATCGGTCTTGGCTATCTTCTGGCATTAGGACAGACTATTTTAGCTCCGTTTTTTCTTGCATTCCTGATGGCTATGCTGTTTTTACCGGCAGCGACTTTTATGGAAAGAAAGCTAAGATTTCCAAGATCAATGTCCACAATGACCTCCGTGTTCATTATGTTGATTATTTTAGGCGGGATCATTTACTTTTTTACCAATCAGCTATCAGACTTCAGCAAGGATCTTCCTCATCTCAGTGAACAGTTTACAACTGTTTTCAATGGCCTTCAGCATTGGGTTTCCAAAACATTCAATGTAAAAGTTGATGAACAGGTAGACTATATTAACCAGGGATTGAATAAACTGCTGTCTTCTTCAGGCGCTATTTTAGGATTTACTTTTGGGATTTTCTCTACGGGATTCGGTTTTATTATATTTTTCACCCTGTTTTTTATCTTTATTTTAAATTACAGAAGGCTTTTAAATAATTTTATCGTTACCGTCTTCAACGAAAGACATAAATCAAGCGTACAGGAAGCAGTGAATGAGATCCGTATCATGACCAAGAAATATATCTTCGGGCTTTTTCTTCAGGTGGTTATCGTTTCAATTTTAACATCTGTTCTCCTTACAGTTCTGGGAGTGAAATACGCTATTCTTTTAGGAGTTCTTACCGGGCTACTAAACGTTATTCCCTATCTTGGAATTTTTATTTCACTTCTAATTTCCTGTTTTATAGCTTTTGCAACTTCCACTCCTTCAACGTGTATTTATGTTGCTTTGGGATATATTGCCATTCATGCTGTAGACGGAAATATTGTGCTGCCATTTGTCGTGGGTTCCAAGGTAAAAATTAATGCTTTATTTTCTTTTATCGGTATTCTTTTAGGAGAGCATCTTTGGGGAATTGCAGGAATGTTCCTGTGTATACCGGCTATTGCTATTATTAAGATTATTTGTGAAAGAGTAGACGATCTTAAACCTTGGGGAAGGTTATTGGGAGAAGAACCAAGACCTCACAAGAAGAAGAAAAGCTATAAGATATCCAAGAATATTACACTGAAAGAAATGGACTGA
- a CDS encoding bacteriocin-like protein produces MLKNLKKLNRTDLREIQGGGGVGKCDIGPIGCPCKIPPGDPCLGGPGGTPPPPDYGYCPDVQSYILCTDTCPNGTSPLCPLS; encoded by the coding sequence ATGCTAAAAAATCTTAAAAAATTAAACCGCACGGATTTAAGAGAAATCCAAGGGGGTGGAGGAGTTGGAAAATGTGATATAGGACCAATTGGTTGTCCATGTAAAATTCCACCAGGAGATCCTTGTTTAGGTGGCCCTGGAGGAACGCCGCCACCTCCGGATTATGGATACTGCCCGGACGTCCAGTCTTATATTCTATGTACAGACACTTGCCCAAATGGAACGAGCCCTTTGTGTCCTCTTTCATAA
- a CDS encoding DoxX family protein, translating into MKIIKFILCLLFGLMFINAGLNKFFNYMPMEKPTPEQMKLFAAFGEISWLMPLVGIVEVIGGLLFIFPKTRALGAIVILPVMVGIVTHVFTMDKSPMGMGIAGVMFLINLWMILDNKEKYKHLVS; encoded by the coding sequence ATGAAAATTATAAAATTCATTTTATGCTTATTATTCGGTCTTATGTTTATTAATGCCGGATTAAACAAGTTTTTTAATTATATGCCTATGGAGAAACCCACTCCTGAGCAAATGAAACTTTTCGCTGCTTTTGGAGAAATCAGCTGGCTGATGCCATTAGTGGGCATCGTTGAAGTCATTGGCGGATTATTATTTATTTTTCCAAAGACAAGAGCACTGGGAGCTATTGTTATTTTACCCGTGATGGTAGGAATTGTCACTCATGTTTTCACTATGGATAAATCTCCAATGGGAATGGGCATTGCCGGAGTAATGTTCCTGATCAATCTTTGGATGATTCTTGACAACAAGGAAAAATATAAACATTTAGTTTCATAA
- a CDS encoding acyl-CoA dehydrogenase family protein translates to MSNTFSKIRNAIGLFTSIDFDQLSAISQKVDLPKLMHNFSKLDDKQLSGLMKMLDPEKKKKELPPIDGDFYDIYHTLTPEQREIQLKVRTFMEKEVKPLVNHYWLRDEFPFELIPKFQKLDICGVTYEGYGCPGMPFLMEGVIAMEMARVDASIATFFGVQSGLAMGSIYICGSEEQKQKWLPQMQKFEKIGAFGLTEPEVGSGAAGGLTVTCKKTPEGWVLNGQKKWIGNATFADIIIIWARDLDSGEVKGFIVEKDNPGYSVEKIKGKMALRIVQNGLITLKDCLVTEENRLQNANSFKDTGKVLRMTRAGVAWMATGCARGAYESALDYTRKREQFGRPIASFQMIQGHLVEMLSNLTAMQTMVFRLSEMQDEGILKDEHASLAKVFCTLRTRDIVSRAREVMGGNGILLEYDVARFVADAEAIYSYEGTKEINSLIVGRSITGFSAFV, encoded by the coding sequence ATGTCAAATACCTTTTCCAAAATCAGAAACGCAATAGGACTATTCACATCCATAGATTTTGATCAGTTGAGTGCCATTTCTCAAAAAGTGGATCTACCCAAACTGATGCATAATTTCTCAAAACTGGATGATAAACAGCTTTCCGGGCTCATGAAAATGCTTGATCCGGAAAAGAAAAAGAAAGAACTTCCTCCTATTGATGGTGATTTTTATGATATCTACCATACCCTTACTCCTGAACAACGTGAAATTCAGCTTAAAGTAAGAACATTCATGGAAAAAGAAGTAAAACCTTTGGTCAATCATTACTGGCTCAGAGATGAATTCCCATTTGAACTGATCCCGAAATTTCAGAAACTTGATATCTGCGGAGTTACCTATGAAGGCTATGGGTGTCCGGGAATGCCTTTCCTGATGGAAGGAGTCATTGCAATGGAAATGGCGAGAGTGGACGCTTCCATTGCTACATTTTTTGGAGTGCAATCCGGGCTGGCAATGGGTTCTATCTATATATGCGGATCTGAAGAGCAGAAGCAGAAATGGCTTCCACAGATGCAGAAATTTGAAAAAATAGGAGCTTTCGGGCTTACCGAGCCGGAAGTAGGTTCCGGTGCTGCTGGCGGACTTACAGTAACCTGTAAAAAAACACCAGAAGGCTGGGTTCTGAATGGTCAGAAAAAATGGATTGGTAATGCCACTTTTGCTGATATAATAATTATTTGGGCAAGAGATCTGGATAGTGGAGAAGTGAAAGGGTTTATTGTAGAAAAAGATAATCCGGGATATTCTGTAGAAAAGATCAAAGGGAAAATGGCTTTAAGGATTGTCCAGAATGGATTGATTACTTTAAAAGACTGCCTTGTAACCGAAGAGAACCGTCTGCAGAATGCCAATTCTTTTAAAGACACAGGAAAAGTACTGAGAATGACCAGAGCAGGAGTGGCATGGATGGCCACAGGCTGTGCACGCGGAGCTTATGAAAGCGCTTTGGATTATACCCGAAAAAGAGAGCAGTTTGGAAGACCTATTGCTTCGTTCCAGATGATTCAGGGGCATTTGGTAGAAATGCTGTCCAATCTTACGGCGATGCAGACTATGGTGTTCCGGTTGTCCGAAATGCAGGATGAAGGAATTTTAAAAGATGAACATGCTTCTTTAGCTAAAGTTTTCTGTACTCTAAGAACAAGAGATATTGTTTCCAGAGCAAGAGAGGTGATGGGAGGCAACGGAATTCTGCTGGAGTACGATGTAGCCAGATTTGTTGCTGATGCAGAAGCTATTTATTCTTATGAAGGAACAAAAGAAATCAATTCATTGATTGTAGGGCGCTCCATTACAGGCTTTAGTGCTTTTGTATAG
- a CDS encoding DUF4349 domain-containing protein, protein MKTTYIKLSLSAVLLLGIYSCKKGEVSSADLDAYATTDSASAIVSDSISSVADMKIKDKQFIKTADVSMEVKDVYNATIAIEKSVQELGGFVTNSNLQSNVVSENTYNTSNEEAMLVKKYQSENRMQVRIPTEKLGELLTAINTNKLFLNSRSINAEDVTANIKYSELEGKRNQKTSDNISKLKTNKDKVTLDDGNMSEGNLQKLASMNMTDDLKYSTIDIYIKEPQLRIAEIAVTNTTSIDNKYKYNFIYDAKDGFVYGFYLIQRIIIALINVWPILLIAAALIYFLRKRKISKPEQPKIQQ, encoded by the coding sequence ATGAAAACGACTTACATTAAACTATCTCTATCCGCTGTTCTTTTATTAGGTATTTATTCATGTAAAAAGGGTGAAGTTTCTTCAGCAGACCTTGATGCTTACGCTACAACAGATTCTGCCTCTGCCATTGTTTCAGACAGCATCTCATCTGTTGCCGATATGAAGATAAAGGATAAACAGTTCATCAAGACAGCAGATGTCAGTATGGAAGTAAAAGATGTATATAATGCAACCATCGCTATTGAAAAATCGGTTCAGGAGCTTGGAGGGTTTGTCACCAATAGTAATCTTCAAAGTAATGTGGTTTCTGAAAACACCTATAACACATCCAATGAAGAAGCAATGCTTGTCAAAAAATATCAGTCGGAAAACAGAATGCAGGTACGTATTCCTACGGAAAAGCTTGGTGAACTATTGACAGCAATCAATACAAACAAGTTATTTCTTAATTCAAGATCCATTAATGCAGAGGATGTGACTGCCAACATCAAATATTCGGAACTGGAAGGAAAAAGAAACCAAAAAACATCTGACAATATCAGCAAACTGAAAACAAATAAAGATAAAGTAACTCTGGATGATGGGAATATGTCTGAAGGAAATCTTCAAAAGCTGGCGAGTATGAATATGACAGACGATCTGAAATACAGCACCATTGATATTTACATCAAAGAACCTCAGTTACGTATTGCTGAAATTGCTGTGACGAACACTACAAGCATTGATAATAAATATAAATACAATTTCATCTACGATGCAAAAGATGGTTTTGTGTATGGTTTTTATCTGATCCAGAGAATTATAATAGCCCTTATCAACGTCTGGCCTATTCTATTAATTGCAGCTGCGCTGATCTATTTTCTAAGAAAAAGAAAAATTTCAAAACCTGAACAACCGAAGATTCAACAATAA